In Gossypium raimondii isolate GPD5lz chromosome 12, ASM2569854v1, whole genome shotgun sequence, a single window of DNA contains:
- the LOC105763583 gene encoding protein CONSERVED ONLY IN THE GREEN LINEAGE 160, chloroplastic isoform X1: protein MAVLNHISLRLTSTTATISQEQPTPNPRPTKVILPKKKPLKWSTGLAPGDYGGPPTTTKLRKYWGGEEDDPLTSDDFIWNKDFVGRMKKLIQDPASEDSSLQSSPEEPSGFLSLNRVMSLDSLEVDLSKELATSSKPLLQQAVETSTQQSSGSMSRKWKLVPTRHEQEKWDKATKASTGGSGVMLRELRQPQGDPEVLAAQSREQYYKLKKKMQVLTLVIGGFGLVSAYVSYSPEVAASFGAGLLGSLVYIRMLGSSVDSLAEGAKGVMKGAVAQPRLLVPVVLVMIYNRWNGILVPEYGYMQLELIPMLVGFFTYKIATFFQAIDDAVNVVGGKREV, encoded by the exons ATGGCTGTACTAAACCATATATCATTGAGACTAACTTCAACAACAGCAACAATCTCTCAAGAACAGCCAACACCCAACCCCAGGCCGACCAAAGTCATATTGCCCAAGAAGAAGCCGCTTAAATGGTCTACAGGTCTGGCTCCAGGGGATTATGGCGGACCGCCCACAACCACCAAGCTTCGCAAGTACTGGGGTGGCGAAGAGGACGACCCTTTAACTTCTGATGACTTCATTTGGAACAAAGACTTCGTTGGTAGAATGAAGAAGCTAATTCAGGACCCTGCTTCTGAAGACTCTTCTCTTCAATCCTCTCCT GAAGAGCCTTCTGGATTTTTAAGCTTAAATCGAGTCATGAGCCTTGACAG TCTGGAAGTCGATCTGAGCAAGGAACTTGCAACATCTTCAAAGCCTTTGTTACAACAGGCTGTTGAAACTTCAACTCAA CAGAGCAGTGGCAGCATGTCGCGCAAATGGAAATTAGTACCAACACGGCATGAACAAGAGAAGTGGGATAAAGCAACAAAGGCTTCAACAGGTGGCAGT GGTGTGATGCTTCGGGAACTGCGACAGCCTCAAGGAGACCCTGAGGTACTGGCTGCTCAATCAAGGGAGCAGTACTATAAG TTGAAAAAGAAGATGCAAGTTCTCACCTTGGTTATTGGCGGTTTTGGTTTAGTCTCAGCATATGTTTCTTACTCTCCTGAAGTTGCTGCTAG CTTTGGTGCTGGGTTGCTTGGTTCTTTGGTGTATATCCGTATGCTGGGAAGTAGTGTGGATTCGCTAGCAGAAGGAGCAAAGGGGGTTATGAA GGGGGCAGTCGCACAGCCAAGGCTACTAGTTCCTGTTGTATTGGTCATGATCTATAATCGTTGGAATGG GATCCTTGTCCCAGAATATGGATATATGCAGTTAGAATTGATTCCAATGTTGGTGGGATTTTTCACATACAAGATTGCAACATTCTTTCAAGCTATAGATGACGCAGTTAATGTTGTTGGGGGAAAAAGAGAGGTCTAA
- the LOC105763583 gene encoding protein CONSERVED ONLY IN THE GREEN LINEAGE 160, chloroplastic isoform X2, whose product MAVLNHISLRLTSTTATISQEQPTPNPRPTKVILPKKKPLKWSTGLAPGDYGGPPTTTKLRKYWGGEEDDPLTSDDFIWNKDFVGRMKKLIQDPASEDSSLQSSPEEPSGFLSLNRVMSLDSLEVDLSKELATSSKPLLQQAVETSTQSSGSMSRKWKLVPTRHEQEKWDKATKASTGGSGVMLRELRQPQGDPEVLAAQSREQYYKLKKKMQVLTLVIGGFGLVSAYVSYSPEVAASFGAGLLGSLVYIRMLGSSVDSLAEGAKGVMKGAVAQPRLLVPVVLVMIYNRWNGILVPEYGYMQLELIPMLVGFFTYKIATFFQAIDDAVNVVGGKREV is encoded by the exons ATGGCTGTACTAAACCATATATCATTGAGACTAACTTCAACAACAGCAACAATCTCTCAAGAACAGCCAACACCCAACCCCAGGCCGACCAAAGTCATATTGCCCAAGAAGAAGCCGCTTAAATGGTCTACAGGTCTGGCTCCAGGGGATTATGGCGGACCGCCCACAACCACCAAGCTTCGCAAGTACTGGGGTGGCGAAGAGGACGACCCTTTAACTTCTGATGACTTCATTTGGAACAAAGACTTCGTTGGTAGAATGAAGAAGCTAATTCAGGACCCTGCTTCTGAAGACTCTTCTCTTCAATCCTCTCCT GAAGAGCCTTCTGGATTTTTAAGCTTAAATCGAGTCATGAGCCTTGACAG TCTGGAAGTCGATCTGAGCAAGGAACTTGCAACATCTTCAAAGCCTTTGTTACAACAGGCTGTTGAAACTTCAACTCAA AGCAGTGGCAGCATGTCGCGCAAATGGAAATTAGTACCAACACGGCATGAACAAGAGAAGTGGGATAAAGCAACAAAGGCTTCAACAGGTGGCAGT GGTGTGATGCTTCGGGAACTGCGACAGCCTCAAGGAGACCCTGAGGTACTGGCTGCTCAATCAAGGGAGCAGTACTATAAG TTGAAAAAGAAGATGCAAGTTCTCACCTTGGTTATTGGCGGTTTTGGTTTAGTCTCAGCATATGTTTCTTACTCTCCTGAAGTTGCTGCTAG CTTTGGTGCTGGGTTGCTTGGTTCTTTGGTGTATATCCGTATGCTGGGAAGTAGTGTGGATTCGCTAGCAGAAGGAGCAAAGGGGGTTATGAA GGGGGCAGTCGCACAGCCAAGGCTACTAGTTCCTGTTGTATTGGTCATGATCTATAATCGTTGGAATGG GATCCTTGTCCCAGAATATGGATATATGCAGTTAGAATTGATTCCAATGTTGGTGGGATTTTTCACATACAAGATTGCAACATTCTTTCAAGCTATAGATGACGCAGTTAATGTTGTTGGGGGAAAAAGAGAGGTCTAA